A region from the Rufibacter sp. DG15C genome encodes:
- a CDS encoding T9SS type A sorting domain-containing protein, translating to MKSLRVSTVLFLLSFLLFSQVARAQEDCNLPNSIPFSTNSKSLTMWNGEQYVPLFIKGVNLGVAVPGTYPSELAATRAQYGRWFKMIQEAGFNTIRLYTLHHPRFYEVLDSFNTANPQRPLFFFQGIWLEEEIPNYDEDLYSLTPYFDKEIEEDVDCVHGNRTIAPRLGKAHGVYKTDASKWLMGYIIGREVHPGEVLHTNEKHAQDTQYQGRFLSIQNTRPTEAWMTKRLDNVLAREQDLYKTQHPVSFSSWPTLDPMKHPQEANQYEDAAAVDLSTIDISKAKAGYFASYHAYPYYPDFVSKDPAYGGSKDYLGQNSYVGYLSDLKKHYKNIPLIIAEYGVPSSWGVAHYAQSGMNHGGFDEQAQGESNLRLLQNMEQTNLGGGMQFSWIDEWFKRTWITDEMDFDINRRILWHNVTSAEQNFGLVGFKKPGPAVRPWTSFCATCPAPSLDAGADYTFFNLRLNTGQPLGLMDTVWVALDTYDANLGESQLPNGKTLTNRSEFLLMITQYKAELYVTEAYDLFGIWHNTATPEQLFRSTATDGKPWKLVRWRNNTGEQEVQFIGDLRVNRLGLPGTSMDAVILNESSIDIKLPWTLINFTDPSTLTVMHDDRSTRGREVRVSDGISASVFYKGSMHTTPSRFTWEPWNHTLDVQEYTKASYEIAKKNLRNLPGNPIARCDRYIVQANKINQVLTNQGVLKNDLALDGGNLEAVLEKSPATGQLILFSDGGFTYVPEEGKTGPVSFIYKVISGAYASVPVTVELSVEGDLSGDGFSKVYPNPTSGDVSIEARTVVDKLEIYTATGQLVSSFQIKAKATKINLDTLAAGLYVVKLYSGKEVVTKKLVIQN from the coding sequence CCCTAGTGAGTTGGCCGCAACGCGTGCGCAGTATGGCCGCTGGTTTAAGATGATACAGGAGGCAGGGTTTAACACCATCAGGCTGTACACCTTGCATCATCCGCGGTTCTATGAGGTGCTGGACTCATTTAACACCGCCAATCCGCAGCGTCCCCTGTTCTTCTTCCAAGGCATCTGGCTAGAAGAGGAGATTCCTAATTATGACGAGGACCTGTATTCTCTGACGCCCTATTTTGACAAAGAGATTGAAGAAGACGTGGACTGCGTGCACGGCAACCGCACCATTGCTCCCCGGTTAGGGAAAGCGCATGGTGTTTACAAAACAGACGCCTCTAAATGGCTGATGGGCTACATCATAGGACGTGAAGTACACCCCGGCGAGGTCCTGCATACCAATGAGAAACATGCCCAAGACACCCAGTACCAAGGCCGTTTCCTGTCCATCCAAAACACCAGACCCACCGAGGCCTGGATGACCAAGCGCCTGGACAATGTTCTGGCCCGGGAACAGGATCTCTACAAAACCCAACACCCGGTAAGCTTCTCCAGTTGGCCCACGCTAGACCCCATGAAGCATCCCCAGGAAGCCAACCAGTATGAAGATGCGGCAGCCGTAGACCTGTCCACTATTGACATTTCTAAGGCCAAGGCCGGTTATTTCGCTAGTTACCATGCTTATCCGTATTACCCAGATTTTGTAAGCAAGGACCCTGCCTATGGAGGTTCCAAAGACTATCTGGGCCAGAACTCTTACGTGGGCTACCTCTCCGATCTCAAGAAGCACTACAAGAACATCCCCCTAATCATTGCCGAGTATGGCGTGCCGTCCAGCTGGGGCGTGGCGCATTACGCACAAAGCGGCATGAACCACGGGGGCTTTGATGAACAAGCCCAAGGCGAAAGTAACTTGCGTCTTTTACAGAACATGGAGCAGACCAACCTGGGCGGCGGCATGCAATTCTCTTGGATAGATGAATGGTTCAAACGCACCTGGATCACAGATGAGATGGACTTTGACATCAACCGAAGAATCCTCTGGCACAATGTAACCTCCGCTGAACAAAACTTCGGGTTGGTGGGGTTTAAAAAGCCGGGGCCCGCTGTACGGCCTTGGACAAGCTTCTGTGCCACCTGCCCGGCACCTTCACTAGACGCTGGCGCAGACTATACCTTTTTTAACTTACGCCTGAACACCGGCCAACCGCTGGGCCTCATGGACACCGTCTGGGTGGCCCTGGATACGTATGACGCCAACCTAGGCGAATCTCAACTACCTAATGGCAAAACCCTTACCAACAGATCTGAATTCCTGTTGATGATCACTCAATACAAAGCAGAGTTGTATGTGACGGAAGCCTATGACCTGTTCGGGATTTGGCACAACACGGCCACGCCTGAGCAATTGTTCAGGTCTACGGCCACAGACGGCAAGCCCTGGAAACTGGTGAGATGGCGCAATAATACTGGGGAGCAGGAAGTGCAGTTCATTGGAGATTTGCGCGTGAACCGCTTGGGCCTGCCGGGTACCAGCATGGACGCCGTCATTTTAAACGAGAGTTCTATTGACATCAAGCTTCCCTGGACGCTCATCAACTTTACAGACCCCAGCACCTTGACCGTGATGCATGATGACCGCTCAACCCGGGGCCGCGAGGTGCGCGTTTCTGATGGGATTTCGGCTTCCGTTTTCTATAAAGGCAGTATGCATACCACTCCATCCAGATTTACCTGGGAGCCTTGGAACCACACCCTAGACGTACAGGAGTACACCAAAGCCTCTTATGAGATAGCCAAGAAGAACCTGCGTAATCTGCCCGGCAACCCCATTGCCCGCTGCGACCGTTACATAGTGCAAGCCAATAAAATAAACCAAGTATTGACCAACCAAGGCGTCCTCAAAAACGACTTGGCCTTGGATGGTGGCAACCTGGAGGCAGTACTTGAAAAATCTCCCGCCACCGGGCAACTAATCCTCTTCAGTGACGGTGGTTTCACCTACGTGCCCGAAGAAGGCAAGACCGGGCCCGTCTCTTTCATCTACAAAGTAATTTCGGGGGCTTATGCTTCTGTGCCCGTGACCGTAGAATTATCTGTGGAAGGCGATTTAAGCGGAGATGGCTTCTCTAAAGTCTATCCTAACCCAACTTCAGGGGACGTAAGCATAGAAGCCAGAACCGTGGTAGACAAGTTGGAGATTTATACCGCAACTGGTCAATTGGTCAGCAGCTTCCAGATCAAGGCCAAAGCCACCAAAATAAACTTAGACACCCTGGCCGCCGGACTATATGTGGTCAAGCTATACTCAGGCAAAGAAGTAGTGACCAAGAAACTGGTCATTCAGAACTAA
- a CDS encoding 6-carboxytetrahydropterin synthase, with protein sequence MSSILIRLTRRFTFEAAHALDHYDGACRHIHGHSYKLEVTVLGKPLQDEEHPKDGMVLDFGELKKLVSSYVLQDFDHALILQKDSDLALIELLQVQGHKLLLTAWQPTCENMLLHIKDQLQPQLPEHVTLHSLKLWETENAYGEWHAADNA encoded by the coding sequence ATGAGCAGCATCCTCATTAGACTAACCCGCCGCTTTACTTTTGAAGCTGCCCATGCTTTAGATCATTATGACGGCGCTTGCCGGCATATTCACGGCCACTCCTATAAATTAGAAGTGACTGTTTTGGGAAAGCCCTTGCAAGACGAGGAGCATCCAAAAGACGGCATGGTCCTGGACTTCGGGGAGTTAAAGAAATTGGTCTCTAGCTATGTGCTGCAAGACTTTGACCATGCCTTGATATTACAAAAAGACAGTGACCTCGCGCTAATTGAGCTGCTACAGGTGCAAGGCCACAAACTGCTGCTCACCGCATGGCAACCCACCTGTGAGAACATGCTGCTGCACATAAAAGACCAGCTTCAGCCGCAGTTGCCTGAGCATGTTACTTTGCATAGCCTTAAACTTTGGGAGACGGAGAATGCCTACGGCGAATGGCACGCGGCAGACAATGCATAG
- a CDS encoding thioesterase family protein: MIKETTSPRPVLLESQTRIRFDHCDPFGHLNNSAFLNYFQNAREDQVEEAYGLDIHAFFRKTGRAWVVGQNQIVYLQPAVVRELVTIQTSIIRVTDTSMLVEHVMLDEKKEKLKAVLWTKFVYIDVRKTARATHEPELMQLFEEVVYKEETPDLFEDRVKQLRAQHQPVA, from the coding sequence ATGATAAAAGAAACCACGTCCCCCAGACCCGTCCTCCTAGAAAGCCAGACCCGCATTCGGTTTGACCACTGTGATCCATTTGGGCACCTCAATAACAGCGCCTTTCTCAACTACTTCCAGAACGCGCGCGAGGACCAGGTAGAAGAAGCCTATGGCCTGGACATTCACGCCTTTTTCCGGAAGACTGGGAGAGCCTGGGTGGTGGGCCAGAACCAGATAGTGTACCTGCAACCGGCCGTGGTGCGGGAATTGGTGACAATCCAGACCAGCATCATACGGGTGACGGATACCAGCATGTTGGTAGAGCACGTGATGCTGGACGAGAAGAAAGAAAAACTGAAGGCCGTGCTTTGGACCAAGTTTGTGTACATAGACGTGCGCAAAACCGCTAGGGCCACCCATGAGCCAGAACTAATGCAACTGTTTGAAGAAGTAGTCTACAAAGAAGAAACGCCAGACCTTTTTGAGGACCGTGTCAAGCAACTGCGGGCCCAGCACCAACCAGTAGCCTAA
- a CDS encoding ATP-binding protein, which produces MAVSLGPAALVAAHLGQGLALLSTELRVQWANEGFLQLTQLDLPRAIGQGFFGLLVRAGVDQEEAQSLKDQIHLAKPVAVDIPVAVNSQQTAWWALEVSPVLDSEGLVEQYVVSVRDITSKKKEELALVKLTEDLYRQTRDLQQFTYIVSHNLRAPVANALGLSNLLTRLKKEDAGFDPLLSQVRASVFQLDTIIKDVNLILSIRDNQDTVEKEPVRLGDVCQQVISSLQESLQNCGGTIEVQIPKDYTLPAKKAYLYSIVYNLLSNAIKYRSKERALQVSIQCSATPAGGTLFNFSDNGSGMDLNKVREDVFTLYKRFHRNIEGRGIGLFLVKTHVESLGGTIDIDSELNVGTTFTLHLD; this is translated from the coding sequence ATGGCAGTCTCTTTAGGGCCAGCCGCTCTGGTAGCAGCGCACCTAGGACAGGGCCTGGCGCTATTAAGCACAGAGTTGCGTGTGCAATGGGCCAATGAAGGATTCTTGCAACTAACCCAACTTGACCTTCCTCGGGCAATCGGACAAGGCTTCTTTGGATTGTTGGTGCGTGCAGGCGTAGACCAGGAAGAGGCGCAAAGCCTTAAGGACCAGATACACTTAGCAAAACCAGTTGCGGTAGACATACCGGTGGCAGTAAATAGCCAACAGACCGCTTGGTGGGCCTTGGAAGTTTCTCCTGTACTAGACTCTGAAGGACTGGTAGAGCAGTACGTAGTCTCTGTGCGGGACATCACCTCCAAAAAGAAAGAGGAGTTGGCTTTGGTCAAACTCACCGAAGACCTTTACCGGCAGACCCGTGATTTGCAGCAGTTTACCTACATTGTCTCGCACAACCTGCGGGCGCCGGTGGCCAACGCCTTGGGGCTTTCTAACCTGCTGACCCGGTTAAAGAAGGAAGATGCCGGTTTTGACCCTCTATTAAGCCAGGTACGAGCTTCTGTGTTTCAGTTGGACACCATCATCAAAGACGTCAACCTCATTCTCTCTATAAGGGACAACCAAGACACCGTTGAAAAAGAACCGGTGCGGCTAGGCGATGTATGCCAACAGGTTATCTCCAGTTTACAGGAGTCGCTGCAAAACTGCGGCGGCACCATAGAGGTGCAGATACCCAAAGACTATACGCTGCCCGCCAAAAAGGCCTACCTCTACAGCATTGTCTATAATTTATTGTCAAACGCCATCAAGTACCGGTCAAAGGAGCGCGCTTTGCAGGTTTCTATTCAGTGCAGTGCCACGCCTGCGGGCGGTACTTTGTTTAATTTTTCAGACAACGGTTCTGGCATGGACCTGAACAAAGTGCGGGAGGACGTCTTTACCCTGTACAAGCGCTTTCATAGAAACATTGAGGGCCGGGGCATAGGTCTTTTCCTGGTGAAAACGCACGTAGAGTCTTTGGGCGGCACCATTGATATTGACAGTGAGTTAAATGTGGGTACCACCTTCACGTTACATCTTGATTAA
- a CDS encoding TetR/AcrR family transcriptional regulator: protein MKAPLTPKAEQTRQRIIAQAAELFNVKGFAGTSYQDLMEATGVTKGCLYGHFSSKEELAVEAFEYAAQVLIDKVGEAMAPFEHAGQRLRALLQFYHTYLTKPVLAGGCPVLNTIVEADDNQPALHARVLVVLNRLHKGIYKLLELGKEQGHFKASANANEMATFFVATVEGAILLGKAYNDSKPLQTVLLQLERWLQQELGDF, encoded by the coding sequence ATGAAAGCGCCACTAACTCCTAAAGCCGAACAAACGCGTCAGCGCATCATTGCGCAGGCGGCCGAATTGTTTAATGTAAAAGGCTTCGCGGGGACGTCCTACCAAGATTTGATGGAGGCGACTGGCGTCACCAAAGGCTGTCTGTATGGGCATTTTTCTAGTAAAGAAGAGTTGGCCGTGGAGGCTTTTGAATATGCCGCGCAGGTCTTGATTGACAAAGTAGGAGAGGCCATGGCTCCGTTTGAACATGCCGGCCAAAGACTACGGGCACTCTTGCAGTTTTACCATACCTACCTCACCAAACCCGTACTGGCGGGCGGCTGCCCTGTGCTCAACACCATAGTAGAAGCTGATGACAACCAGCCAGCCCTGCATGCACGGGTACTGGTAGTACTCAACCGCTTGCACAAAGGCATTTACAAACTGTTGGAACTGGGCAAAGAGCAGGGGCATTTCAAGGCATCGGCTAACGCAAATGAGATGGCCACCTTTTTTGTGGCCACGGTAGAGGGCGCCATTCTGCTGGGCAAAGCCTACAATGACTCTAAGCCACTTCAAACAGTATTGCTTCAATTGGAGCGCTGGCTACAACAAGAGCTAGGAGATTTTTAA
- a CDS encoding two-component system response regulator, with the protein MKTYLIDDDHISIFITAQTLRLENFSEDIQTFHSAEDALDKLVGATGIKESPQVIFLDLNMPGMNGWEFLDTIKPYENQLLNTCRIYILTSSLDFTDTKRIKDYPLVADLLHKPIGPEDIQVIMAEHAEGYRK; encoded by the coding sequence ATGAAGACGTACTTAATTGACGATGACCACATCAGTATTTTCATTACTGCCCAAACCCTGCGCCTGGAAAATTTTTCTGAGGACATCCAAACCTTCCATTCCGCTGAAGACGCTCTGGATAAACTGGTAGGTGCAACTGGTATAAAGGAAAGCCCCCAAGTCATTTTTCTGGATTTGAACATGCCCGGCATGAACGGTTGGGAGTTCCTGGATACCATCAAGCCGTATGAGAACCAGCTCCTGAACACCTGCCGGATCTATATTCTCACCTCTTCCCTGGATTTCACAGACACCAAGCGCATCAAGGACTACCCCCTGGTGGCAGACCTGTTACACAAGCCTATTGGGCCAGAAGACATCCAAGTGATTATGGCGGAACACGCCGAGGGCTACAGGAAGTAA